The following is a genomic window from Treponema pallidum subsp. pallidum str. Nichols.
AGCATCAAAATTCCGCTCCTGCTGTGTCTTCCACAACGACATAAGAGGACGCCCCACACCCAGGTACGGCAAAAGTGAAAAGACACGCCAAAGCGCAGGCGTTTCACCCGATTCTCGAAGCGCACGGCAAGAGACGCACAACGCTCGCGCCGAAACAAGCGGCTTGGCACAGCGACTACAGAAATCCTCAGGGTGTTCCAAAAAGTCATGTGCGCGCGCGTACAACCGATCCTGCACACACGAACAGCACAGAGGAACCGTCCCAGTACACCGGGACGCACAAAAAACACAGCGCCGCGGCCCAAGGAAAGAAACATAAGCGCGAGCGACACCATCCCTCGCCCACAACCTCGCGCGAGAAAAAAGGATCACACCCCTACGTCCCTACCTCACACATCAAGCACGAAACACTGACATCAAAAACTTACGGACGACGGTTAGACACCCCGCGCTGCACCATACCCATGAACTGATTCTCGTACCAACCCTGAGAATAAGGCTGGTGAGTACGTATGATAGGGCGCAACTTGTCCTCAATAGACTCCTTACAGTCCTCACACACATCATACTCCCGGAATGTCCAATACAACCTCTCGGGCAGCGAATTGTCCACTTCCTTCCGACAAATATCACACTGCAACGTCTTCATAAGCCCCCTCTTCTTCAACACGCACCCTGCCCGTGCTAACAATTTACACACGGAGACAGGGACGCGTCCTACCGTAGCATATTCCCCAGCTTGTGTCGAGTAAAAAACAGTCGCCGTGACCGTGCGCGCCTGCGCACCGCAGACGCCCGCGTGCGTGCGCGACGTGGTTTATGGCACGCGCGAGACAAAAATACAGAAGTACCTCCAGAAATGGCAGGTATAGAACAGGCACACGAAAAGCGGCGCACGAAGTCCGCATTTGCGCGGATAAGGGCGAGCACCGGATCTACCCCCACAAGATGTGCAAACGATATCACTGCAGTCAACAGCGCACCTACTGCAACATGCGCTGCTTGAGTGGCGGATTGTTCGGCAGAATTCTCTGACATCGCACGGAGTGCACGAAAGGTACGCGCACATTCTCGTACCACCTCCGTGCGTGTTGGACAAAAAAGACGCGCACGCGACGCGTTTTTTTGCATTTTGGACGCGCGCATGAGGGGAGGAACCGTTCGAGGAATGCCCTCTAACGGAGAAGCTGCACGGCGACGCTCCACCTGTGTTTTAATCCGTTCCCACTGATCAAACACCTCCTGTGCTGTTTGTGCTCGCTTCGGATTTTCCGGTCCAGGAAATCCTTCTGTTTGCCCAAATACGTGGGGGTGACGTCGAATTAACTTTTCCGTTAATGCAGTTACAACATCTGCAAGCGAGAACACCCCTCGCTGTTCATACATGTATGCAATCATACACACATTCATCAGCACGTCCCCCAACTCCTCCTGAACGTGAGCATACGACGAATGCTGTGCCTCGCCCTCTTCGAGGATAGCCTCAAGCGCTTCATACGTCTCCTCCAAAAAGGACGAACACATACTTACCGGCGTTTGTGCCAAATCCCACGCACACCCGTCCGGCGCACGCAACCGCACAATTATTTCATACAAGCGATAAAAAGCCTGCGCACACGTGCTCATCACCTCACTCCTACATTAGTTTGTACGTCATCGTGTGTAATTCTCACTCCATCCCCTGTGGTTTTCTGCCGGCGGCCAATCAACACCCGTATACCCAGCACCGACAAAGGCAAAATCACCACCGCAAAAACCTTGAGTGAAATACGCTGTACAGAGCCAAGGAAATAGGTCATCCAAAAGAGCACAGAAATACTACAGGCCGCTGCGAGTGCGTCGTAGCACGCAAAACGCACAAACGGCACACGCACAAACCCCGACGTCAGCGAAACCACATTACGAACCCCAAATGGGACAAAACGCGCAAGCACATATACCCAAAGGCCATAACGCGAAAGAAGTGTGACTATCTTTTGTGCGCGGCAGGACGCGAGCGTCCGCTCAAGAGCAGCCACACGCAACGCACCCTGTTGCAACAGGTATCCCCAAAAATACACCGCATAATCACTTATTAATGCACCTGCATACAACGCTCCTAGAAAGCTCGGCACAGATGCTCCATCCTGTCGACATACTAATGCACTCATGACAATCAGCGCATCTTCAGAAACCGGCACATGCACTCCTGCCAAGAGCAGGCTGACAAACACAACCATAGGTAACGAGTGAATATGCGCTGAAACCCAAGAAAAAAGCGTATGCACCACGCCCTACGCACCTCCATATCAGTTGTTAAAAATCCTGCGTGCCAGTCTATTCCCCACAAGCCAGCTGCTCAAGCTCTGCGCGCCATAGCGCACCGGAAGTGTCGCTGGGAAAATAAAAACCCACACGAGGGGAAAGGTTCACTTCCGTAAGACCGGGCCCATCAGGCACACAAGAACGCTTGAACTGCTGTGAAAACAAGCGGGTAAAAAAAACGCGCAGCGCTGCACATAGCTGCGCGCAAGAATACGCAGTTCCAAACGCATGCGCGGCCACACGAAAAAGTTTTCGAGGACCAAAACCGTTCACCGTTATGTGATACAGAAAAAAATCATGCAATTCATAAGGACCGAGCATCTCCTCGGTACACTGCACAATACGATCATCACAAGGAGGTATGAGCTCAGGACTCACCGGCTGTGCAACTATAGCTGCACAAACGCGAGAAAAGGCAGCACCGCGCGGTGCATAGGGAGAATCAGTTTCACACACAAAACGCTCAGGTACACGCCCAGCATAGGAAATCAAGGCTCGCACCACGGTTTTGGGCAAAGATGCGTTCACTGCGTACAGCGAAAGGTGATCGCCCCCAAAGGTTTCCCAACCAAGCGCACCTTCTGACGCATCTCCCGTACCAATCATGAGCGCATCAAGCTGGTTAGCACGATCTAACAAAATCTGCGTCCGTTCGCGCGCCTGTGCATTCTCATACGTACCGTCACACTGCTGCATCGTATGCCCAATATCATGGAGATGATGCGTCACTGCCGCGCTAATAGAAATTTCTTGCACAGTGCAACCGAGCGCACGCGCAAACTCCTGCGCCGCACCTTTCGTTCCTGACGTAGTACCAAAGCCAGGAAGCGTTAGCGCATAAAGTTGTGTACGCGCAATCGAGAGAAAATCTAACGCGCGCGCGCATATTAGCAATGCACACGCCGAATCAACACCTCCTGAAACACCCACCACCAGGCGCCTACAGCCCATGTGTTCAAGACGGAGTGCCACGCCCTGCGCGGCTAAGTCTATCGTTCTTTGCAAAAAACCGTCCTGCGTGTCTGACGGTGCAGAAACAGCGAGGCACACGGCACCCGTGAGCGGGGGCACCGCATCCTGCGATTTTTGAAAAGCAGGCGGAAAAAAAGGACAGGGTACGCGAGGACGCCGCAGCGTGGCGTGCGCCTTTGACGCTGCAAATATGCCTGCAGGAAGCGTGACGCAGGGAGCCGATGCACCCAGAGTGGTATGTCCGCTACGCGCACGACGACGAAAGTGTACCAAAGACACATCTACGTCCGCACTAACATGCAGTCCACGCACCGCGTGCGCCGGACGCTCCCCCCGTTCTCGCATCTCCTGCAATGAGTCTTGGACCACACACTGCCCACACTCAAAAATACCACTTTCCGCGCCATACACCGCATCAGCACTAGACTCCCCCCACCCCGCATTTACGTACGCATACGCACATTGGTGCTGTGCACTGTATGCCGCAGCGTGCGCAGCAAAAATATCCGGTGTCTGCGCCGTACTTGGCGTACCGTAGGCCTGCAACACCAGCGTGGCAGGTACCGATCCATCCATAGCACCAACACAAAAAGAGAAAAGACCCTCTGCACTTTCAAAACACGTCTGCACATCGTACACCGGCACCGGTGCACCACCGTACAGGACCTCACAGGGCACTTGCATTTTTTGCGCGCCACACGCCGCCAGGGTATCCTGCACAACCAGTGCTAGAACACGACCTCGTGCGACAAGCGCAGTACACACGCGCACCTGAGTGCGCAAAAAACAGGGCACACTCACAAGCGCTAACAGCTGACAATCAGCAGTGCCAGCACACAGTGCAGATACGTGCGTGCAGACTGCCGAAAGCAGCGTATCCTGAGCAAAAAGAGACGCACAGCTACACCCTGTAAGCGAAAGACGGGGAAACAATAGTATGTCCACACCGCATGAAGCTGCACGACGCACCGTCTGAATCATACGCTGGGTATTGTATGCACAGTCCGCAACACGCACCGCAGGGGCTGCAAGCGCAAGCCGCACGTATCCACCCGTCCTATCCACACCACACCCCCTCACACACCCCGGTGTACAAATGAAAAAACTACGAACGCCTTACTCCACCTGTAAAAAGAACACTTCCGTTCGTTCATTGCCTGAAATATCACGCGCGCTAATCGCAAGCTCTGCAGTACCACGCGTGAGCACTACGCTCCCCAAAAACACGCGACCCTTCATCTCATATAACAGGCGTTCATTTAAAAGCGACCCTGACAGACACGCCTGCGAATCTTTCGCCACAATCAACTCGAAGGACACCGCGCTCACTTCCGATCCGTTCACCACAACATGCACTTGGAACGGAGTGAACGTCTGGGTACCATGCTCTAACACATCTGCGACTGCCGCATACAGACGATAGGTTCCCTGCGTAACGCGCCTGTGCACACGGGTGCGCTTGCGTGTATAGACATACCCGTCGGCATCGCGCGGCGCTGCTGTCCCCGAAAGAGCCAACACCCCTGTCTTTCCCGCCAATACCACATCCTGAATGGTGGGCTTTATGGTGTCCGACACCGAAGGCAGCAGGAGCAAGGGATTGAGATACACTTTGTTTTTTGTATCAATCACCTGGAACACAAAACTGTTTGGAGGTGCCCACGCACTTGATCCTGCGTATCCGACCGTTACCCCGGATTCTGCTTCCGCGGTAGAACCAAAATCCTGCGCGTTTTTCGCTTCGCGTAAATTTGCATATACCGTCTGTAACCCGTCTTCATGCGCAAAAATCAACGCATTTCCTAACGCGCCGGGAAAGACACGCGCACGGCGATGTTTTTGAAGTCGCATCACGCAGCGTCCGTACCCCGCAGTACGTACCGCGTATCCACGCTCTCCTGCAGAGTCTGCTCCATCAAAAATCAATCCCTGCTGTAACAGACCTGCGCCCACACTCTGTCCAAAAAGAGACAAAAACTTAGGTTTATCAACAGGCCATTCCAACGCACACAAGCGCCCTTCTCCCATAATCGCGAGCAACAGTACACCCACAAAAATCGTACGCACGCCGGCACACCCCCTCTGTCCCTACCCCTTACGGGATCCCTGCAATGTCAATGCGTGCAAGAAGCATATCGATACTTAGAAAGAATTTTTTTTCACCCTGAGTCAATGACACATCCTGTGCGTCAAACCGCACATCCCCCACCCTATGCACCGCGCGCTCAAAAACAGCAAACCGACACCGCTGCTCCTTCTGGCTTAACACCGTCACAACATCGCACTCAGGCTGCACGCCCATACCAACAACATCCCCAACCAGGGGGATAATGTTTGTCTCTAACCTTTGGCAATCAATCACCCCTACCCCTTGTGCATGTTCAAATACCACATAGCGCCCTTCGGTATCAAAATTCATCAAAAGCTGGTGACGTAACGCGCCCTCCAAATATTGATGGTGAACAATCTTGCACTGCACATCCGCAAGAGACACCAGGATAACGCGCTGCCTGTCCAAACCACACACGCACGCAGCAAGTGTGCCATCTGCAGAGAGAGTCACCCCAAACACAATTTCATATGTGCTCCCGCCCGGATAGAATGCACATCTGACGGTGCCGTCGGCACGTACAACCATCACCTTCCCATCAGA
Proteins encoded in this region:
- the mazG gene encoding nucleoside triphosphate pyrophosphohydrolase, producing the protein MSTCAQAFYRLYEIIVRLRAPDGCAWDLAQTPVSMCSSFLEETYEALEAILEEGEAQHSSYAHVQEELGDVLMNVCMIAYMYEQRGVFSLADVVTALTEKLIRRHPHVFGQTEGFPGPENPKRAQTAQEVFDQWERIKTQVERRRAASPLEGIPRTVPPLMRASKMQKNASRARLFCPTRTEVVRECARTFRALRAMSENSAEQSATQAAHVAVGALLTAVISFAHLVGVDPVLALIRANADFVRRFSCACSIPAISGGTSVFLSRACHKPRRARTRASAVRRRARSRRLFFTRHKLGNMLR
- a CDS encoding DedA family protein is translated as MVHTLFSWVSAHIHSLPMVVFVSLLLAGVHVPVSEDALIVMSALVCRQDGASVPSFLGALYAGALISDYAVYFWGYLLQQGALRVAALERTLASCRAQKIVTLLSRYGLWVYVLARFVPFGVRNVVSLTSGFVRVPFVRFACYDALAAACSISVLFWMTYFLGSVQRISLKVFAVVILPLSVLGIRVLIGRRQKTTGDGVRITHDDVQTNVGVR
- a CDS encoding NAD(+) synthase encodes the protein MRGCGVDRTGGYVRLALAAPAVRVADCAYNTQRMIQTVRRAASCGVDILLFPRLSLTGCSCASLFAQDTLLSAVCTHVSALCAGTADCQLLALVSVPCFLRTQVRVCTALVARGRVLALVVQDTLAACGAQKMQVPCEVLYGGAPVPVYDVQTCFESAEGLFSFCVGAMDGSVPATLVLQAYGTPSTAQTPDIFAAHAAAYSAQHQCAYAYVNAGWGESSADAVYGAESGIFECGQCVVQDSLQEMRERGERPAHAVRGLHVSADVDVSLVHFRRRARSGHTTLGASAPCVTLPAGIFAASKAHATLRRPRVPCPFFPPAFQKSQDAVPPLTGAVCLAVSAPSDTQDGFLQRTIDLAAQGVALRLEHMGCRRLVVGVSGGVDSACALLICARALDFLSIARTQLYALTLPGFGTTSGTKGAAQEFARALGCTVQEISISAAVTHHLHDIGHTMQQCDGTYENAQARERTQILLDRANQLDALMIGTGDASEGALGWETFGGDHLSLYAVNASLPKTVVRALISYAGRVPERFVCETDSPYAPRGAAFSRVCAAIVAQPVSPELIPPCDDRIVQCTEEMLGPYELHDFFLYHITVNGFGPRKLFRVAAHAFGTAYSCAQLCAALRVFFTRLFSQQFKRSCVPDGPGLTEVNLSPRVGFYFPSDTSGALWRAELEQLACGE